One genomic region from Gossypium hirsutum isolate 1008001.06 chromosome D13, Gossypium_hirsutum_v2.1, whole genome shotgun sequence encodes:
- the LOC107918445 gene encoding mitochondrial outer membrane protein porin 2-like isoform X2 — translation MKKKRHKTQAADLLSKGYCHDESLNISTQSCNGVIGTLTARRHGRRPAANIGARYDHNNAAIAISTTLDFGREYLPSTNINASLRFPEYGSSKLNLKFQQSFRNAALSISVGLNQSPDILLSAAIATSSIACGIESKYKTASHCFTRAEKRDLLRLAYTHHFGRSRKIPPL, via the exons ATGAAAAAGAAGAGACACAAGACGCAAGCAGCAG ATTTGCTTTCAAAGGGCTACTGCCATGATGAGTCACTCAACATCTCCACACAAAGTTGTAATGGAGTG ATCGGAACCTTGACGGCAAGGAGACATGGAAGACGACCGGCTGCAAATATTGGAGCAAGATATGATCATAACAATGCTGCAATTGCA ATTTCAACAACACTTGACTTTGGGAGAGAGTATTTGCCATCTACAAATATCAATGCTTCACTGAGATTTCCCGAGTATGGTTCGAGCAAG CTCAACCTCAAATTCCAGCAATCCTTTAGAAATGCTGCTTTATCCATCTCTGTAGGCCTAAACCAATCCCCTGACATATTGCTTTCAGCAGCTATTGCCACTTCTAGCATTGCATGTGGCATCGAATCGAAGTATAAGACCGCTTCTCATTGTTTCACTCG GGCTGAGAAACGTGACCTCCTGAGACTAGCATACACGCATCATTTTGGCCGGTCGAGGAAGATTCCGCCTTTGTAG
- the LOC107920701 gene encoding ADP-ribosylation factor-like protein 8a, with protein sequence MGLWEAFLNWLRSLFFKQEMELSLIGLQNAGKTSLVNVIATGGYSEDMIPTVGFNMRKVTKGNVTIKLWDLGGQPRFRSMWERYCRAVSAIVYVVDAADNDNLSVSRRELHDLLSKSSLNGIPVLVLGNKIDKPEALSKEDLTEQMGLKSITDREVCCYMISCKNSTNIDAVIDWLVKHSKSKN encoded by the exons ATGGGATTATGGGAAGCTTTCCTCAATTGGCTTCGAAG TCTGTTCTTCAAGCAAGAAATGGAATTATCCTTAATAGGCCTCCAGAATGCTGGAAAAACATCCCTAGTTAATGTCATTGCC ACCGGTGGATATAGTGAAGATATGATACCAACG GTAGGATTTAATATGAGGAAGGTAACTAAAGGAAATGTCACGATAAAGTTGTGGGATCTTGGTGGTCAACCAAGGTTTCGGAGCATGTGGGAGAGATACTGCCGTGCTGTTTCAGCTATTGT TTATGTTGTGGATGCTGCCGATAATGATAACCTATCTGTCTCGAGAAGAGAACTTCATGACCTGTTAAGTAAATCCTCACTGAATGGTATTCCCGTGCTGGTACTTGGTAACAAGATTGACAAACCAGAAGCCTTATCTAAAGAGGATTTGACAGAGCAAAT GGGGCTCAAATCCATTACTGACAGAGAAGTGTGTTGCTATATGATTTCGTGCAAGAATTCCACCAACATTGATGCAGTCATTGATTGGCTTGTGAAGCATTCAAAATCAAAGAATTGA
- the LOC107918445 gene encoding mitochondrial outer membrane protein porin 2-like isoform X1 produces MKKKRHKTQAADLLSKGYCHDESLNISTQSCNGVIGTLTARRHGRRPAANIGARYDHNNAAIAVNFFYSNFVASTISTTLDFGREYLPSTNINASLRFPEYGSSKLNLKFQQSFRNAALSISVGLNQSPDILLSAAIATSSIACGIESKYKTASHCFTRAEKRDLLRLAYTHHFGRSRKIPPL; encoded by the exons ATGAAAAAGAAGAGACACAAGACGCAAGCAGCAG ATTTGCTTTCAAAGGGCTACTGCCATGATGAGTCACTCAACATCTCCACACAAAGTTGTAATGGAGTG ATCGGAACCTTGACGGCAAGGAGACATGGAAGACGACCGGCTGCAAATATTGGAGCAAGATATGATCATAACAATGCTGCAATTGCAGTAAACTTTTTTTACAGTAACTTTGTCGCTTCAACG ATTTCAACAACACTTGACTTTGGGAGAGAGTATTTGCCATCTACAAATATCAATGCTTCACTGAGATTTCCCGAGTATGGTTCGAGCAAG CTCAACCTCAAATTCCAGCAATCCTTTAGAAATGCTGCTTTATCCATCTCTGTAGGCCTAAACCAATCCCCTGACATATTGCTTTCAGCAGCTATTGCCACTTCTAGCATTGCATGTGGCATCGAATCGAAGTATAAGACCGCTTCTCATTGTTTCACTCG GGCTGAGAAACGTGACCTCCTGAGACTAGCATACACGCATCATTTTGGCCGGTCGAGGAAGATTCCGCCTTTGTAG